One window of the Paenibacillus beijingensis genome contains the following:
- a CDS encoding carbohydrate ABC transporter permease, with the protein MKWHRKEKIAGLLFIAPNLLGILLFFVIPALFSLGMMFTDYKFANPKYHFVGLDNFKKLFTDDIFYTSLKNTTIFLAAVPVSLVIAFVIALLLNRSVYLKGLLRAMFFMPYITSGVAIAFVWMLLFQPTEGPVNNFLRGIGIANPPGWFSTTDTSMYAIDIIWVWFILGYNMIIYLAALQEISEELIEAARIDGARKWTYITRIVWPLVSPTTFLLLVTGLIMSLKTFGIIQAITQGGPSNSTTIVSLYVYRTAFSYYEMGYASAVSWVLFAIILAITLLQWFGQKKWVHY; encoded by the coding sequence ATGAAATGGCACAGAAAGGAAAAGATCGCCGGCCTGCTTTTTATCGCGCCGAATTTGCTCGGGATCTTGCTGTTTTTCGTTATACCGGCGCTGTTCTCGCTCGGCATGATGTTTACCGACTACAAATTTGCGAATCCAAAATACCATTTCGTCGGTCTGGATAATTTCAAGAAGCTGTTCACGGACGATATCTTTTATACGTCATTGAAAAATACAACCATTTTTCTTGCCGCCGTACCCGTTTCACTGGTGATTGCATTTGTCATCGCGCTGCTGCTCAACCGGAGCGTTTATCTGAAGGGTCTGCTGCGGGCGATGTTCTTTATGCCGTACATTACGAGCGGGGTTGCGATTGCGTTTGTCTGGATGCTGCTGTTTCAGCCTACGGAAGGGCCGGTCAACAACTTTCTGCGGGGAATCGGTATTGCCAATCCTCCAGGATGGTTCTCGACGACGGACACGTCGATGTATGCCATCGACATCATCTGGGTCTGGTTCATTCTCGGCTACAACATGATCATTTATTTGGCGGCGCTGCAGGAAATCTCGGAGGAGCTTATTGAAGCGGCTCGAATCGACGGCGCCCGCAAATGGACGTATATCACCCGGATCGTATGGCCGCTCGTCAGTCCGACCACATTCCTGCTGCTTGTGACCGGGCTGATCATGTCGCTCAAAACGTTCGGCATCATTCAGGCGATTACCCAGGGAGGGCCGAGCAACAGCACGACGATCGTATCGCTTTACGTTTACCGGACTGCCTTCAGCTATTACGAAATGGGCTATGCTTCAGCCGTGTCATGGGTGCTGTTCGCCATCATACTCGCAATAACGCTGCTGCAGTGGTTCGGCCAGAAGAAATGGGTTCATTACTGA
- a CDS encoding carbohydrate ABC transporter permease, whose product MFGLGLLTILPFLWMIVTSVKSPSEVFVYPIKWIPDHLVWEHHVKVWTGKQSFALYYMNSLKISIVGVLGATLLSACAAYGFSRIEFRGRDALFLFYLSMMMIPPQVLFVPKFVLFDWAGIYNTHWALILPSWFSIFGVFMLRQFFIGIPREMTEAAFIDGAGHFKIFWRLMLPLSKPALATFMIIDFSWQWNDYENALVFLTDRKLYTVPLGMQNFILENNIDYNGMMAAATAGIIPMLLVFIAGQKFIIQGLSGSAVKG is encoded by the coding sequence ATGTTCGGGCTCGGTCTGCTGACCATTCTCCCTTTTCTGTGGATGATCGTAACGTCGGTGAAGAGTCCCTCAGAAGTGTTCGTTTATCCGATCAAATGGATTCCCGACCATCTCGTATGGGAGCATCATGTGAAAGTTTGGACCGGAAAACAAAGCTTCGCTCTTTACTATATGAACTCGCTCAAAATTTCAATCGTCGGCGTGCTCGGCGCCACGCTGCTGTCGGCCTGCGCCGCTTACGGGTTTTCCCGCATCGAGTTTCGCGGCCGGGACGCGCTGTTTCTGTTCTACCTGTCGATGATGATGATTCCCCCGCAGGTGCTGTTCGTGCCCAAATTCGTCCTGTTCGACTGGGCCGGCATCTACAATACGCACTGGGCTCTTATTCTGCCCTCCTGGTTCAGCATCTTCGGCGTGTTTATGCTTCGCCAGTTTTTTATCGGCATCCCGCGGGAGATGACCGAGGCGGCGTTCATCGATGGAGCCGGCCACTTCAAAATTTTTTGGCGGCTTATGCTCCCGCTTTCCAAACCGGCGCTTGCGACGTTCATGATTATCGATTTTTCGTGGCAGTGGAACGATTACGAGAATGCGCTCGTGTTTCTGACCGACCGGAAGCTGTACACGGTTCCGCTCGGGATGCAAAATTTCATTCTCGAGAACAACATTGATTACAACGGCATGATGGCGGCCGCGACAGCCGGCATTATCCCGATGCTACTCGTATTTATCGCCGGCCAGAAGTTCATTATCCAAGGGCTGTCCGGTTCGGCGGTCAAAGGGTGA
- a CDS encoding discoidin domain-containing protein encodes MMKVTASSFRNPYIPCKAVNGVVSEADRWEPASGAAGPHWLQIDLRRPVLLGGTALYFWPTGSPDDAVRFVLSARSEGTWRTIPGTLYSREWSGPVRLQFKGPVTADAVRLYFLDAWLSVAQWQLLAPEAEECEPLLIDGPPLEQVHRNADYVPDVNVLVSQFGYHPEHTKTVIYRLGGQVGQGAAFADANFDVKPEAATESVSFDVERTTAAESASFDVKRAEGGETVFSGKLVTVEDDFGLFQTGDFTGLTDEGEYYIQIGCERSFRTFRIGRGLWGDYVKLTALHYFGLRRIGENSVVGDYGDTISVRWDDARTQDGKYRYIGKGFADGCDLRRFCNASLIVTQYCLLKQSGPLWDTADWIYDQVRWGLDGVLSFLGKDGMPDAALHVRTPDIHYGTDGRFESGDEGLIINAIADEEHNAFEYNGWNKEAVCSSLLLGPAEACLTFGERDPEFFERVKQLVIRGHRRIRETFSPHPHKYSLSGWAWLNALLHALTGEKEYKELAVSAAERFIGLQVTEAYGDSSVTASGWYRYAAEGEHDPWKGQTPRYGKYTDLDSGLRSPWGEKPEQEIMIVPWLYQGLFRLLDLLPDEAGAPAWKSSLHRYAREYLLALSKQNVFGLTPMKVGSKGLIRRKGTLSYQYHGEIGRMFHQLGNGALLMKAGKRFGDPELIEAAWKHAYYFTGCNPLGIGAIYGLSGNIPSQQYCSDTVGKAYPGGTVNGFNCVSSVNDYPNFQYWEYYGYANLANLWFASEIGADSFTEPLELWPRQLTEAPHSANAAHRLHTFPVRFKGGFRYRLMAVVKDGAASVERMDGKETAGERPLRRSDSGADGGSPVHWRGNGAEGGSPVQWNESRAAGRSSVQWSVNDVPGGSQQAGTISADGIYAAPRVMEELKVTIRAQSTGDSGIFAETEAIIMPVPGRTEGLICSREGNSVVLRWRAADGPVTGYTVYRRHPVTEREAGTIFERIGFTEGAGSCTFTLADEEPVGTQFIVRAYYRHGGKNYGFGEDSNTVMRVDER; translated from the coding sequence ATGATGAAAGTGACGGCCAGTTCGTTCCGCAATCCGTATATTCCCTGTAAAGCGGTGAACGGCGTCGTCTCGGAAGCGGACCGATGGGAGCCGGCATCTGGCGCGGCGGGCCCGCATTGGCTCCAGATCGATTTGCGCCGGCCCGTCCTGCTGGGCGGGACGGCGCTTTATTTCTGGCCGACCGGGTCGCCCGACGACGCGGTCCGTTTCGTGCTGAGCGCAAGGAGCGAAGGAACGTGGCGGACGATTCCCGGCACGCTCTATTCCCGGGAATGGAGCGGACCGGTGCGGCTGCAGTTCAAAGGGCCGGTAACGGCCGATGCGGTCCGATTGTACTTTCTGGACGCGTGGCTGAGTGTCGCACAGTGGCAGCTGCTTGCTCCGGAGGCGGAGGAGTGCGAGCCGCTTCTGATCGACGGCCCTCCGCTGGAGCAAGTGCACCGAAACGCCGACTACGTTCCGGACGTGAATGTGCTCGTATCCCAGTTCGGGTATCATCCCGAGCATACGAAAACGGTCATTTATCGTCTGGGGGGACAGGTTGGACAAGGTGCCGCCTTTGCGGATGCAAATTTTGACGTGAAGCCGGAGGCCGCAACGGAAAGCGTGAGCTTTGACGTTGAGCGGACAACCGCAGCAGAAAGCGCTAGCTTTGACGTGAAGCGAGCGGAGGGCGGAGAAACGGTGTTCAGCGGTAAGCTCGTAACCGTGGAAGACGACTTCGGCCTGTTTCAAACGGGCGACTTTACCGGGCTGACGGATGAAGGGGAGTACTACATTCAAATCGGGTGTGAACGTTCCTTCCGCACGTTTCGGATCGGGCGGGGCCTTTGGGGCGATTATGTGAAGCTGACGGCGCTTCACTATTTCGGGCTGAGGCGGATCGGGGAAAACAGCGTCGTCGGCGATTACGGGGATACGATCTCCGTCCGCTGGGACGATGCCCGGACGCAGGACGGGAAATACCGCTACATCGGCAAAGGGTTTGCCGACGGCTGCGATTTGCGGCGGTTCTGCAACGCCTCGCTTATCGTGACGCAGTACTGCCTGCTGAAGCAGAGCGGTCCCCTCTGGGATACGGCCGACTGGATTTACGATCAGGTCCGTTGGGGGCTGGACGGCGTGCTTTCGTTTCTTGGCAAAGACGGCATGCCGGACGCTGCGCTCCATGTGCGGACGCCGGACATTCATTACGGTACCGACGGCCGGTTCGAAAGCGGCGACGAAGGGCTCATTATCAATGCGATTGCCGACGAAGAGCACAATGCATTCGAATATAACGGATGGAACAAGGAAGCGGTTTGCAGCTCGCTGCTGCTCGGTCCGGCCGAAGCGTGCTTGACGTTCGGCGAGCGGGACCCGGAATTTTTCGAACGGGTGAAGCAGCTTGTCATCCGGGGGCACCGGCGCATCCGCGAAACGTTCTCGCCCCACCCGCACAAATATTCGCTCTCCGGCTGGGCTTGGCTGAATGCGCTGCTGCATGCCCTTACCGGCGAGAAGGAATACAAGGAGCTTGCCGTAAGCGCCGCGGAACGATTTATCGGCCTGCAAGTTACGGAGGCTTACGGCGATAGTTCCGTAACCGCCTCGGGCTGGTATCGTTACGCGGCTGAAGGCGAACACGATCCGTGGAAGGGACAGACGCCCCGTTACGGTAAATATACCGATTTGGACAGCGGGCTGCGCAGCCCGTGGGGGGAGAAGCCCGAGCAGGAAATCATGATCGTTCCGTGGCTCTATCAAGGGCTGTTCCGGCTGCTTGACCTGCTGCCGGACGAAGCCGGAGCGCCGGCGTGGAAGAGCTCGCTGCACCGCTATGCGCGGGAGTACTTGCTTGCGTTATCCAAGCAAAATGTATTCGGGCTTACGCCGATGAAAGTCGGCAGCAAAGGACTTATACGCCGGAAGGGGACGCTCAGCTACCAGTATCACGGGGAAATCGGCCGCATGTTCCACCAGCTCGGCAACGGGGCGTTGTTGATGAAAGCGGGCAAACGGTTCGGCGACCCGGAACTGATCGAGGCGGCCTGGAAGCACGCGTATTATTTTACCGGCTGCAACCCGCTTGGCATCGGCGCGATCTACGGCTTATCTGGCAACATCCCGTCGCAGCAGTACTGCTCCGATACGGTCGGCAAAGCGTACCCGGGCGGGACGGTGAACGGCTTTAACTGCGTCTCTTCCGTCAACGATTATCCGAACTTTCAATATTGGGAGTATTACGGCTACGCCAATTTGGCCAATTTATGGTTTGCGTCGGAAATCGGGGCCGATTCGTTCACGGAGCCGCTGGAACTGTGGCCGAGGCAGTTGACGGAAGCGCCGCATTCCGCCAATGCGGCGCACAGGCTTCACACATTCCCCGTCCGGTTCAAGGGCGGGTTCCGCTACCGGTTGATGGCGGTCGTCAAAGACGGCGCCGCAAGTGTGGAGCGGATGGACGGAAAAGAAACGGCCGGCGAAAGGCCGCTGCGGAGGAGCGATAGCGGTGCGGACGGCGGAAGTCCAGTGCATTGGAGGGGGAATGGGGCGGAAGGCGGAAGCCCGGTGCAGTGGAACGAGAGTAGGGCGGCCGGCAGAAGTTCGGTGCAATGGAGCGTGAACGACGTGCCGGGCGGAAGCCAGCAGGCGGGCACGATCAGCGCGGACGGGATTTATGCGGCGCCCCGTGTGATGGAGGAGCTGAAAGTGACGATCCGGGCGCAAAGCACGGGCGATTCCGGCATATTCGCGGAGACGGAGGCGATCATTATGCCGGTGCCGGGAAGGACGGAAGGGCTCATCTGCTCGCGGGAAGGCAATTCGGTCGTGCTGCGCTGGAGGGCTGCGGACGGACCGGTCACGGGATACACGGTATATCGGCGGCATCCGGTAACGGAGCGGGAGGCGGGCACCATTTTCGAACGGATCGGATTTACCGAAGGCGCCGGCAGCTGTACGTTTACGCTAGCGGATGAAGAGCCGGTCGGGACGCAGTTTATCGTAAGGGCTTATTACCGGCACGGCGGCAAAAATTACGGTTTCGGCGAAGATTCGAATACGGTGATGCGGGTGGATGAGCGATGA
- the rocF gene encoding arginase encodes MQQRANISVLPVPFDYGAGRGGAAHGPAAIVEAGLPQKLQSLGFPYVLHSSGYMPDIQFDLRTSAQMKNWGRVLKMSEAVAAATAAIDAAGDFPLILGGDHSIAIGTVAGLAERRQRLGVLWIDAHSDLNTPQTTPSGNLHGMSLAAGLGRGDPRFVSLRGAAPKLQPERTVLIGARQLDAGERQTIASLGIRCFTMHDIDRRGMSEVMEEALAILSGAGCDGVHLSFDIDSVDPGEAPGTDTPVRGGLTYREAHLAMELIHDASILTSAELVEVNPYLERSGRTAQLAVELIGSMLGEKI; translated from the coding sequence TTGCAACAGAGGGCGAACATTTCGGTGCTGCCCGTTCCGTTCGATTACGGGGCGGGACGGGGCGGAGCGGCGCACGGTCCGGCGGCAATCGTGGAGGCGGGTCTGCCGCAAAAACTCCAGTCGCTCGGTTTTCCTTACGTCTTACATTCGTCCGGCTATATGCCGGATATTCAATTCGACCTGCGGACTTCCGCACAGATGAAAAATTGGGGCCGGGTGCTTAAAATGTCGGAAGCGGTTGCCGCCGCGACGGCAGCCATCGACGCCGCCGGCGATTTTCCGCTCATTCTCGGCGGCGATCACAGCATCGCCATCGGCACAGTCGCCGGCCTGGCCGAGCGCCGCCAACGGCTTGGCGTTCTTTGGATCGACGCCCACTCCGACCTGAATACGCCGCAGACGACGCCGTCGGGCAACCTGCACGGTATGTCGCTCGCTGCAGGCCTCGGACGCGGCGATCCGCGCTTCGTCTCGCTGCGAGGCGCCGCTCCCAAGCTGCAGCCGGAGCGCACCGTGCTGATCGGCGCGAGGCAGCTTGACGCGGGCGAGAGGCAGACAATCGCTTCCCTCGGCATCCGCTGCTTCACGATGCACGACATCGACCGGCGCGGCATGTCCGAGGTCATGGAGGAAGCTCTCGCGATTCTATCTGGAGCCGGCTGCGACGGCGTCCATCTCAGCTTCGACATCGACAGCGTCGATCCCGGCGAAGCTCCGGGAACGGATACGCCGGTTCGCGGCGGGCTCACCTACCGCGAAGCCCATTTGGCGATGGAATTGATTCACGACGCGTCCATCCTGACCTCGGCCGAACTGGTGGAGGTCAATCCGTATTTGGAGCGCAGCGGGCGGACGGCGCAGCTCGCCGTAGAGCTGATCGGCTCCATGCTGGGCGAGAAGATATAA
- a CDS encoding proline dehydrogenase family protein, with amino-acid sequence MGLGNGLYRSLLLGLAGNSAAEALALRYGMRLGASRFVAGTTLGEALAAVKALNGKGIAVTLDHLGEGIRHLDEADGYMGAYLSLLQAMNREAVNGNVSLKPTQMGLALDPVSALDRIRAIVREAELHSLFVRLDMENSPYTTATIELVRQLHREGFSRVGTVIQAYLYRSAVDVKRLTVERINLRLVKGAYKESSSIAFAKRDDVDSNFKRLIKIRLDSGVYTGIATHDETIIDWTRSYAHRRSIPRSAYEFQMLYGIRTPLQESLAREGYTVRCYVPYGERWYPYFVRRLAERPANAAFVLRNMGRRE; translated from the coding sequence ATGGGGCTGGGAAACGGCCTGTACCGCTCGCTGCTGCTTGGCCTCGCCGGCAACAGCGCGGCCGAAGCGCTTGCGCTGCGTTACGGCATGCGGCTTGGCGCCTCGCGATTTGTCGCGGGGACGACGCTGGGGGAAGCGCTGGCCGCCGTGAAGGCGTTAAACGGCAAAGGCATTGCGGTTACGCTGGATCATCTCGGCGAAGGGATCCGGCATTTGGATGAGGCGGACGGTTACATGGGCGCTTATCTTTCCCTGCTCCAGGCGATGAACCGCGAAGCCGTCAACGGCAACGTATCCCTCAAGCCGACGCAGATGGGGCTCGCGCTGGATCCGGTTTCCGCGCTCGATCGAATCCGCGCCATTGTGCGGGAAGCGGAGCTCCACTCTCTTTTTGTCCGGCTCGATATGGAGAACAGCCCGTATACGACGGCTACGATCGAATTGGTGCGCCAACTTCACCGGGAGGGCTTCTCCCGCGTCGGAACGGTCATACAGGCGTATCTGTACCGGAGCGCTGTCGATGTGAAGCGGCTTACCGTCGAGAGAATTAATCTGCGGCTGGTCAAAGGAGCTTACAAGGAAAGCTCGTCGATTGCTTTTGCCAAGCGCGATGATGTCGATTCCAACTTCAAGCGGCTGATCAAAATACGGCTGGACAGCGGCGTCTACACCGGCATCGCCACCCATGACGAAACGATTATCGATTGGACCCGCTCGTATGCCCACCGTCGCTCCATACCGCGTTCCGCATATGAATTCCAGATGCTTTACGGCATCCGGACGCCGCTGCAGGAATCGCTCGCCCGCGAAGGCTATACCGTCCGCTGTTACGTGCCGTACGGCGAGCGGTGGTACCCGTATTTCGTCAGACGGCTTGCGGAGCGTCCGGCCAATGCGGCCTTCGTGCTGCGAAATATGGGGAGACGAGAGTAA
- the pruA gene encoding L-glutamate gamma-semialdehyde dehydrogenase — protein MMEQFRNEPLTDFRSESSRAAFGRALDSVKSDWGRTYPLLIGGKEIVTGRLLESVNPARHSEVVGLVAQAGRSDALQALDAAASAFAPWSAEPFAARARILYKAAAHLRRRKHEFSAWMVCEAGKTWAEADADTAEAIDFLEFYGREAERIGAPQPLIPLSGEDNELTYIPLGVGVIIPPWNFPLAIMAGMTCSALVCGNTVVLKPASATAVIASKFVSLLLEAGLPEGVVQFVPGAGAEIGDALVEHPLTRFVSFTGSLETGLRIYEKAAKHAPGQRWLKRVVAELGGKDAIIVDKGADLSAAAEGIVASAFGFSGQKCSACSRAIIHKDVYDQVLDDVIRRTSGLRVGDPAEFGNDMGPVIDRSALNKIRDYVEIGSGEGKVVWGGGTDDSTGFYVQPTIIDGVSSKARVAQEEIFGPVLSFIRAEDFGSALEAANDSLYGLTGAVYSRKREHLEQARRAFHVGNLYLNRKCTGALVGVHPFGGFNLSGTDSKAGGSDYLLQFTQAKAVSERM, from the coding sequence ATGATGGAGCAATTCCGGAACGAGCCGCTGACCGACTTCCGCAGCGAAAGCAGCCGGGCCGCCTTCGGGCGCGCGCTGGACAGCGTCAAATCCGACTGGGGCCGCACATATCCGCTCCTGATCGGGGGAAAAGAAATCGTGACCGGGCGGCTGCTCGAATCCGTTAATCCGGCACGGCACAGCGAGGTGGTCGGATTGGTCGCGCAAGCGGGCCGCAGCGATGCGCTGCAGGCGCTGGATGCAGCGGCTTCCGCGTTCGCTCCCTGGAGCGCGGAGCCTTTTGCCGCGCGTGCGCGGATTTTATATAAAGCGGCGGCTCATCTGCGGCGGCGCAAGCATGAATTTTCGGCATGGATGGTCTGCGAAGCGGGCAAAACATGGGCCGAAGCCGACGCCGATACAGCGGAAGCGATCGACTTTCTGGAATTTTACGGGCGGGAGGCGGAACGGATCGGCGCACCGCAGCCGCTTATTCCGCTCAGCGGAGAAGACAACGAGCTGACCTATATTCCGCTTGGCGTCGGCGTGATCATACCGCCCTGGAATTTTCCGCTGGCGATTATGGCGGGCATGACCTGCTCGGCGCTCGTATGCGGCAATACGGTTGTGCTCAAGCCGGCGAGCGCCACGGCGGTCATCGCGTCGAAATTCGTATCGCTGCTGCTGGAAGCGGGCCTTCCCGAAGGCGTCGTGCAGTTCGTGCCGGGGGCGGGGGCGGAGATCGGGGATGCGCTCGTAGAGCATCCGCTGACGCGTTTTGTCAGCTTTACGGGCTCGCTCGAAACCGGACTGCGCATTTATGAGAAAGCGGCGAAACACGCTCCCGGGCAGCGCTGGCTGAAACGGGTCGTCGCCGAGCTGGGCGGCAAGGACGCTATCATCGTCGACAAGGGCGCCGACTTATCAGCCGCCGCCGAAGGCATTGTCGCGTCCGCGTTCGGTTTTTCCGGACAAAAATGTTCCGCATGCTCGCGCGCCATCATCCATAAGGATGTATACGATCAGGTGCTGGACGATGTCATCCGGCGCACGTCGGGACTGCGCGTGGGCGATCCCGCCGAATTCGGCAACGATATGGGCCCGGTCATCGACCGTTCGGCACTGAACAAAATCCGCGATTACGTGGAGATCGGAAGCGGGGAGGGCAAGGTGGTGTGGGGCGGCGGCACGGACGACTCGACCGGCTTTTACGTGCAGCCGACCATTATCGACGGGGTGAGCAGCAAGGCGAGAGTGGCGCAGGAGGAAATATTCGGACCGGTGCTCTCTTTTATTAGGGCAGAAGATTTCGGTTCCGCGCTGGAGGCCGCCAACGATTCGCTCTACGGCTTGACTGGAGCGGTCTATTCCCGCAAAAGGGAACATTTGGAACAGGCGCGCCGCGCCTTTCATGTCGGCAACTTGTATTTGAACCGCAAATGCACCGGCGCGCTCGTCGGCGTGCATCCGTTCGGCGGCTTTAACCTCTCGGGTACGGACTCCAAGGCGGGCGGGAGCGATTATTTGCTGCAGTTTACGCAGGCGAAAGCGGTGTCGGAGCGGATGTAG
- the rsmD gene encoding 16S rRNA (guanine(966)-N(2))-methyltransferase RsmD, whose product MRVIAGEAKGRTLKAVPGMNTRPTTDKVKEALFSMIGPFFEGGLALDLFAGTGGLGIEALSRGMERAVFVDMDKLSLEVIRHNVQAAGMTERAEIYRNDAERAIKALHKRGLSFSAVFLDPPYRMKKMDELMLELCRLGLVEDGAVVVIEHDAAHVYDEQIGDYEQVKYARYGDTAVSIYRYEPAGAKVES is encoded by the coding sequence TTGAGAGTCATCGCAGGTGAAGCGAAGGGCCGCACCTTGAAAGCGGTGCCGGGCATGAATACGAGACCGACGACCGACAAGGTGAAGGAAGCGCTGTTCAGCATGATCGGCCCGTTCTTTGAAGGCGGCTTGGCGCTGGATTTGTTCGCCGGAACGGGCGGACTTGGCATCGAGGCGCTCAGCAGAGGAATGGAGCGCGCCGTTTTTGTCGATATGGACAAGCTCAGCCTGGAGGTGATCCGGCACAATGTGCAGGCGGCCGGGATGACGGAGCGGGCGGAAATATACCGCAACGACGCGGAGCGCGCGATCAAGGCGCTGCACAAGCGGGGGCTGTCGTTCAGCGCCGTTTTTTTGGACCCGCCGTACCGGATGAAAAAGATGGACGAGCTCATGCTGGAGCTGTGCCGTCTAGGACTGGTCGAGGACGGGGCCGTCGTCGTCATTGAACATGATGCCGCACACGTGTACGATGAACAAATCGGGGATTACGAGCAAGTCAAATACGCGCGCTATGGTGATACGGCCGTGTCGATCTACAGGTACGAGCCGGCCGGCGCAAAGGTGGAGAGCTGA
- the coaD gene encoding pantetheine-phosphate adenylyltransferase: MQSNAKQKRIAVYPGSFDPVTNGHLDIIQRAAKQFDHLIVAVLNNTSKSPLFTVEERKELLRDVTRDMPNVAVDAFRDLLVRFMRSQQANVIVRGIRSVTDFEYELQLASTNNHLDNDIETIFMMTNPKYAYLSSSIVKEIAKFQGNVKELVPPVVERSLQSKYGSNSR, from the coding sequence ATGCAATCGAACGCAAAGCAAAAGAGAATCGCCGTTTATCCCGGAAGCTTCGATCCCGTTACCAACGGGCACCTGGACATCATCCAACGGGCCGCCAAGCAATTCGATCATCTGATCGTGGCGGTGCTTAACAATACGAGCAAAAGCCCGCTCTTTACGGTCGAAGAACGGAAAGAGCTGCTTCGGGATGTGACGCGGGACATGCCGAATGTGGCGGTGGACGCTTTTCGCGATTTGCTTGTGCGGTTTATGCGGTCGCAGCAGGCGAATGTCATTGTCCGCGGAATCCGTTCGGTGACCGATTTCGAATACGAGCTGCAGCTTGCGTCCACGAACAACCATTTGGATAACGATATTGAAACGATTTTTATGATGACCAATCCGAAATATGCGTATTTAAGCTCCAGTATCGTCAAAGAGATCGCAAAGTTCCAAGGAAACGTGAAGGAACTGGTCCCTCCGGTCGTGGAGCGCAGCCTTCAGAGCAAATACGGTTCCAATTCCCGTTAA
- a CDS encoding PDZ domain-containing protein, translating into MIKRTNGWRQIAVWAGAAAVLMVFLLYIPTPYVAFEPGLAADVRTMVNAAEPDPQGDGKFLLTTVKMSLANYWVVARSWWSSNVELYRRSDVLQGATTDQYVKRVNMMMLGSQSDAVEAAYRAASVPYSIVPEALIIVQTKTGSALQPGDLVKEAGGKPVRTAEELLAEFRQIAADQTGQERTIRLTFIRDGKFMEERIKTSDLSAQADVHKLSEALGVAAWSESRRLVPADPKMKVSITTDEIGGPSAGLMFALQSYDELTQGDLTGGKIIAGTGTIRPDGTVGDIGGVGHKVTAAVRTGAEVFLAPERNAAEAIKKARSLGARLKVIPVRTLAEAIAELRRLSSRS; encoded by the coding sequence GTGATCAAACGGACAAACGGATGGAGACAGATTGCCGTCTGGGCCGGAGCGGCGGCTGTCCTGATGGTTTTTTTGCTCTATATCCCGACTCCGTATGTCGCTTTTGAGCCGGGCCTTGCCGCCGATGTGCGGACGATGGTGAACGCAGCAGAGCCGGATCCGCAAGGGGACGGAAAGTTTTTGCTGACGACCGTCAAAATGTCGCTGGCCAATTACTGGGTCGTCGCACGGTCATGGTGGAGTTCAAACGTGGAATTGTACCGCCGCAGCGACGTGCTGCAGGGAGCGACGACCGACCAGTATGTGAAGCGGGTGAACATGATGATGCTCGGATCCCAGTCCGATGCCGTCGAAGCGGCCTACCGCGCGGCTTCCGTTCCGTACAGCATCGTGCCGGAAGCGCTGATTATCGTGCAGACGAAAACCGGCAGCGCGCTGCAGCCCGGGGATTTGGTCAAGGAAGCCGGCGGCAAGCCGGTCCGTACGGCGGAGGAGCTGCTGGCGGAATTCCGGCAGATAGCAGCGGATCAGACCGGTCAGGAGAGGACAATCCGCCTCACGTTCATCCGGGACGGCAAGTTCATGGAGGAACGCATAAAAACTTCGGACTTGTCCGCTCAAGCCGATGTACACAAGCTCTCGGAAGCGCTCGGAGTGGCTGCGTGGAGCGAGAGCCGAAGACTCGTTCCAGCTGATCCAAAGATGAAGGTATCGATCACGACCGACGAAATCGGAGGCCCTTCGGCGGGTTTAATGTTCGCGCTGCAAAGTTATGACGAGCTGACGCAAGGGGACTTGACGGGCGGGAAAATCATCGCCGGAACGGGCACGATCCGCCCGGACGGCACCGTTGGCGACATCGGCGGGGTGGGGCATAAAGTGACGGCGGCCGTCCGAACGGGGGCGGAAGTATTTCTGGCTCCCGAGCGAAACGCTGCGGAAGCGATAAAGAAGGCGCGTTCGCTCGGGGCCCGCCTTAAGGTCATACCTGTACGCACGCTTGCGGAAGCGATTGCGGAGCTACGCAGGCTGTCTTCTCGCAGTTGA